Proteins encoded in a region of the Solanum dulcamara chromosome 9, daSolDulc1.2, whole genome shotgun sequence genome:
- the LOC129904304 gene encoding UDP-glucuronic acid decarboxylase 6, whose translation MAKNSANGDHQTTTKQPPTPSPLRFSKFFQPNMRILVTGGAGFIGSHLVDKLMENEKNEVVVVDNFFTGSKDNLKKWIGHPRFELRRHDVTEPLLVEVDQIYHLACPASPIFYKYNAVKTIKTNVIGTLNMLGLAKRVGARILLTSTSEVYGDPLVHPQPESYWGNVNPIGVRSCYDEGKRVAETLMFDYHRQHGIEIRIARIFNTYGPRMNIDDGRVVSNFIAQSLRDEPLTVQAPGTQTRSFCYVSDMVDGLIQLMEGDNTGPINIGNPGEFTMIELAELVKEIISPKVEIKMVENTPDDPRQRKPDITKAKELLGWEPKVKLRDGLPLMEEDFRLRLGVSKKI comes from the exons ATGGCAAAGAATTCTGCAAATGGAGATCACCAAACAACAACTAAGCAACCTCCAACGCCGTCCCCGTTGCGCTTCTCAAAGTTCTTTCAG CCTAACATGAGAATTTTGGTTACTGGAGGAGCTGGATTTATTGGTTCTCACCTAGTCGACAAATTGATGGAGAATGAGAAGAATGAG gttgttgttgtggaCAACTTTTTCACTGGTTCGAAGGATAATCTTAAAAAATGGATTGGTCATCCCAGATTTGAGCTTAGGCGGCATG ATGTGACAGAGCCCTTGTTGGTTGAAGTTGATCAGATTTATCATCTCGCATGCCCTGCTTCTCCAATTTTCTACAAGTACAATGCCGTTAAG aCAATAAAGACTAATGTCATTGGCACACTGAATATGTTGGGCTTAGCAAAGCGTGTCGGAGCAAG GATTCTGCTCACGTCAACCTCAGAAGTTTATGGTGACCCTCTTGTGCATCCCCAACCCGAGAGCTATTGGGGTAATGTTAACCCAATTG GAGTTCGGAGCTGCTATGATGAAGGGAAGCGTGTGGCTGAGACATTGATGTTTGACTACCACAGACAGCATGGGATTG AAATACGCATTGCTAGAATATTCAACACTTATGGGCCTCGTATGAATATTGATGACGGACGTGTGGTCAGCAACTTTATAGCTCAATCACTTCG GGATGAACCATTAACAGTTCAAGCTCCCGGGACACAGACTCGCAGTTTCTGTTATGTCTCTGATATG GTTGATGGACTTATCCAGCTAATGGAAGGGGATAATACTGGGCCAATCAACATAGGGAACCCAG GTGAATTTACCATGATTGAGCTTGCGGAACTAGTGAAGGAG ATTATCAGTCCCAAAGTGGAGATAAAAATGGTGGAAAATACACCAGATGATCCAAGACAAAGGAAACCAGATATCACAAAAGCCAAAGAATTGTTAGGATGGGAACCAAAAGTCAAGTTGCGTGATGGCCTTCCACTAATGGAAGAAGATTTCAGACTCAGGCTTGGGGTCTCTAAGaagatataa